A genome region from Microplitis demolitor isolate Queensland-Clemson2020A chromosome 1, iyMicDemo2.1a, whole genome shotgun sequence includes the following:
- the LOC103575020 gene encoding poly [ADP-ribose] polymerase 1 isoform X1, producing the protein MNSNPNRTKKNKRKRKNSSKIFSPAAEMINSIESHLPSLLDPQYRPVISVYEDRQRKYSMTLWKVNPYNYGILYYRVQILDYFHVAKDYSRLCFDREKEYLLVQNWGVYGTQDYRDTSEKLPLECCINRFDYLINFYLQYEHYLPLIESPEFNGGAVNLTLPVQELIRFIYSNNMISKNFLINNSLLDCYKKLNSSISVLDRNSVMFDVIQQYITNTHSEFHYHFRVMINDVFMIDRYGEDYNYTKTLHNKKLLWHGTKISNICAILSNGLKISPLNAKHTGHMFGKGIYFTNVVSKAANYSKTNVGQGSHQGILLLCEVALGNVMELYNAKNIKLLPLGVHSVFVRGISSPQNYINISQGVEVPYGPLVNVPLSQKPQFRHNQFVIYNPAQVRIRYLVCVSYDCLS; encoded by the coding sequence ATGAATTCTAATCCtaatagaacaaaaaaaaataaaagaaaaagaaaaaattcttcgAAGATATTTTCTCCTGCTGCAGAAATGATAAATTCGATTGAGTCCCATCTGCCATCACTTTTGGATCCACAATATCGACCCGTAATTAGCGTGTATGAAGACCGTCAAAGAAAATATTCGATGACACTGTGGAAAGTAAATCCTTATAACTATGGAATACTTTATTACAGAGTCCAAATTCTTGATTACTTTCATGTGGCCAAAGATTATAGTCGCCTTTGCTTTGATAGagaaaaagaatatttacttgtTCAAAATTGGGGAGTATATGGAACCCAAGACTATCGCGATACTTCTGAAAAATTGCCGCTTGAATGCTGTATCAAtagatttgattatttaatcaatttttatctaCAGTATGAACACTACTTACCACTTATTGAATCACCTGAATTCAATGGAGGTGCAGTAAATCTGACACTTCCTGTACAAGAACTCATcagatttatatattcaaataatatgatttctaaaaattttttaattaacaattcatTACTTGATTGTTATaagaaattgaattcaagtatTTCTGTACTTGATAGAAATTCCGTGATGTTTGATGTAATACAACAATATATAACTAATACACACTCTgaatttcattatcatttCAGAGTGATGATAAATGATGTATTCATGATTGATAGATATGGAGAAGACTATAATTACACGAAAACtcttcataataaaaaattactttggcATGGGactaaaataagtaatatttgTGCTATTTTATCAAACGGTTTGAAAATCTCTCCCCTTAATGCCAAGCACACGGGTCATATGTTTGGCAagggaatttattttactaatgtTGTTTCAAAGGCCGCTAACTACAGTAAAACTAATGTCGGACAAGGGAGTCATCAGggcattttattattatgtgaAGTTGCATTGGGAAATGTCATGGAGTTGTACAATGCGAAAAATATAAAGCTATTACCTTTGGGTGTACATTCAGTATTTGTTAGAGGAATCAGCAGCCCACAGAATTATATAAACATTTCCCAAGGAGTTGAAGTTCCTTATGGGCCGCTTGTCAATGTGCCACTTTCCCAAAAACCACAGTTTCGTCATAatcaatttgttatttataatccTGCGCAAGTTAGAATTCGGTACCTTGTTTGCGTCAGTTATGACTGCCTGTCATGA
- the LOC103575019 gene encoding geranylgeranyl transferase type-1 subunit beta: MARNLTAQLEKKKHAQYLKRILQIMPSQMAQYDSNRMMFAFFSVSGLDMLDSLNLINETEKLSAIEWIYRLQVTDPSVRSGFQASTMLPNDAAHYQCGYLPMTYTALATLLALGDDLKRVNKKSILEGMRACQNNDGCFMAMITESESDMRFLYCACCVSAILNDWSGINKTTAIDYIVKSISYDGAMGQGPGLESHGGSTFCAVASLYLMNELHNVLTKDQIDKLRRWCLMRQTSGFQGRPGKPSDTCYSFWVGATLHMLDSGHLIDPVENREFILSTQDDSIGGFAKFYDTRADPLHTYLGLCGLSLMGEPGLLSMNAALNVSNRVYKHLKEIHKKWEND, from the exons atgGCACGAAATTTAACCGCacaattagaaaaaaagaagCACGCACAATATTTGAAAcgaatattacaaataatgcCGAGTCAAATGGCTCAATATGATTCAAATAGAATGATGtttgcatttttttctgtatcaGGACTTGACATGCTCGACTCATTGAATTTGATAAATGAAACAGAGAAATTATCAGCCATTGAATGGATCTATAGATTGCAAGTGACAGATCCTAGTGTCAGATCTGGTTTTCAAGCATCAACGATGCTACCAAATGATGCAGCTCACTATCAATGTGGCTATTTACCGATGACTTACACAGCACTTGCAACATTATTAGCACTGGGTGATGATTTGAAACGTGTTAATAAGAAATCAATATTGGAAGGTATGCGTGCATGTCAGAATAATGATGGTTGTTTCATGGCAATGATAACTGAAAGCGAGAGTGACATGAGATTTCTCTACTGTGCATGCTGTGTTTCTGCGATCCTCAATGATTGGTctggaataaataaaactacgGCTATTGATTATATTGTTAAGAGTATC TCATATGATGGAGCAATGGGACAAGGACCTGGACTGGAGTCACATGGTGGATCAACGTTCTGTGCAGTTGCCAGTCTATATCTCATGAACGAGCTCCATAATGTCCTGACTAAGGACcaaattgataaattgagACGTTGGTGTCTTATGAGACAAACCAGTGGGTTTCAAGGACGTCCTGGTAAACCGTCAGACACCTGTTACAGCTTTTGGGTCGGCGCAACTCTACATATGCTCGACTCTGGGCATCTTATTGATCCAGTAGAAAATCGAGAATTTATTTTGAGTACCCAAGATGATTCCATTGGAGGGTTTgctaaattttatgatacacGTGCTGATCCTTTGCATACTTATTTAG GTCTCTGTGGTTTGAGTTTGATGGGAGAACCTGGATTATTATCAATGAATGCTGCTTTAAATGTATCTAATCGTGTCTACAAACATTTGAaagaaattcataaaaaatgggaaaatgattga
- the LOC103575020 gene encoding poly [ADP-ribose] polymerase 1 isoform X2 → MNSNPNRTKKNKRKRKNSSKIFSPAAEMINSIESHLPSLLDPQYRPVISVVQILDYFHVAKDYSRLCFDREKEYLLVQNWGVYGTQDYRDTSEKLPLECCINRFDYLINFYLQYEHYLPLIESPEFNGGAVNLTLPVQELIRFIYSNNMISKNFLINNSLLDCYKKLNSSISVLDRNSVMFDVIQQYITNTHSEFHYHFRVMINDVFMIDRYGEDYNYTKTLHNKKLLWHGTKISNICAILSNGLKISPLNAKHTGHMFGKGIYFTNVVSKAANYSKTNVGQGSHQGILLLCEVALGNVMELYNAKNIKLLPLGVHSVFVRGISSPQNYINISQGVEVPYGPLVNVPLSQKPQFRHNQFVIYNPAQVRIRYLVCVSYDCLS, encoded by the exons ATGAATTCTAATCCtaatagaacaaaaaaaaataaaagaaaaagaaaaaattcttcgAAGATATTTTCTCCTGCTGCAGAAATGATAAATTCGATTGAGTCCCATCTGCCATCACTTTTGGATCCACAATATCGACCCGTAATTAGCGT AGTCCAAATTCTTGATTACTTTCATGTGGCCAAAGATTATAGTCGCCTTTGCTTTGATAGagaaaaagaatatttacttgtTCAAAATTGGGGAGTATATGGAACCCAAGACTATCGCGATACTTCTGAAAAATTGCCGCTTGAATGCTGTATCAAtagatttgattatttaatcaatttttatctaCAGTATGAACACTACTTACCACTTATTGAATCACCTGAATTCAATGGAGGTGCAGTAAATCTGACACTTCCTGTACAAGAACTCATcagatttatatattcaaataatatgatttctaaaaattttttaattaacaattcatTACTTGATTGTTATaagaaattgaattcaagtatTTCTGTACTTGATAGAAATTCCGTGATGTTTGATGTAATACAACAATATATAACTAATACACACTCTgaatttcattatcatttCAGAGTGATGATAAATGATGTATTCATGATTGATAGATATGGAGAAGACTATAATTACACGAAAACtcttcataataaaaaattactttggcATGGGactaaaataagtaatatttgTGCTATTTTATCAAACGGTTTGAAAATCTCTCCCCTTAATGCCAAGCACACGGGTCATATGTTTGGCAagggaatttattttactaatgtTGTTTCAAAGGCCGCTAACTACAGTAAAACTAATGTCGGACAAGGGAGTCATCAGggcattttattattatgtgaAGTTGCATTGGGAAATGTCATGGAGTTGTACAATGCGAAAAATATAAAGCTATTACCTTTGGGTGTACATTCAGTATTTGTTAGAGGAATCAGCAGCCCACAGAATTATATAAACATTTCCCAAGGAGTTGAAGTTCCTTATGGGCCGCTTGTCAATGTGCCACTTTCCCAAAAACCACAGTTTCGTCATAatcaatttgttatttataatccTGCGCAAGTTAGAATTCGGTACCTTGTTTGCGTCAGTTATGACTGCCTGTCATGA